Proteins from one Chitinophaga oryzae genomic window:
- a CDS encoding glycosyltransferase family 4 protein, with translation MANILLQAWVVSKKGNEYFLPYTHWVYLKEIVQYYDNVGLLSPVKQYTDGSDSGLVSIADFNNVTIHELPYSDSYKSAIKHYGAYKKAYRELTAYDVVYLRYPTPLGWLSKRYMKDKKRIVHFVGDPIDAAWVNPNFKMLKKLTLISFFLPEHMAYMWACKGAKVFTNGYHLQQKLSKWRINAKAVISTTLNEKDFYVDERRQIPAEGLKLLYVGYLRKAKGVEVVIRAFQRVLQRYPDATLTIAGSGEFEKELKAMAAAAGMNDKITFLGHVDNRDTLNMLFRTHHVFCFASLSEGSPRVVLEAMANGINVLSTPVGSLPSVFKDGVDITYAGFNDDEGFFRKICYLVENPEEAHAVRNRAQEKVRGFTIQHFIKNIFSYES, from the coding sequence ATGGCGAACATTTTATTACAGGCCTGGGTAGTATCAAAAAAAGGGAACGAATATTTCCTTCCGTATACGCATTGGGTATACCTGAAGGAAATCGTACAATATTATGATAACGTAGGCCTGCTCTCACCGGTAAAACAATATACTGACGGAAGTGATTCCGGGCTGGTCTCTATTGCTGATTTCAATAATGTGACCATACATGAATTGCCTTACTCCGACAGCTATAAATCAGCCATCAAACACTATGGCGCCTATAAAAAGGCTTACCGGGAACTGACGGCCTATGATGTGGTATACCTGCGTTACCCCACACCGTTAGGCTGGCTGAGCAAACGGTACATGAAAGACAAAAAACGGATCGTACATTTTGTCGGAGACCCGATTGATGCTGCCTGGGTAAACCCCAACTTTAAAATGCTGAAAAAACTTACGCTGATATCTTTCTTCCTGCCGGAGCATATGGCCTATATGTGGGCCTGTAAAGGCGCAAAGGTGTTTACCAACGGTTATCATTTGCAGCAGAAGCTGAGTAAATGGAGAATAAATGCAAAGGCCGTTATTTCAACGACATTGAATGAAAAAGATTTCTATGTGGATGAAAGGAGACAGATACCCGCGGAGGGGCTGAAGCTACTGTATGTGGGATATCTGCGAAAGGCAAAAGGCGTGGAAGTAGTGATCCGCGCATTTCAACGGGTGCTGCAACGTTATCCGGACGCCACCCTTACAATAGCAGGGTCCGGTGAATTTGAAAAAGAGTTGAAGGCGATGGCCGCAGCAGCAGGAATGAATGATAAAATAACTTTTCTGGGCCACGTCGATAACCGCGATACGCTTAACATGCTTTTCCGTACCCATCATGTTTTTTGTTTTGCCAGTTTGTCTGAAGGCTCTCCCAGGGTAGTACTGGAAGCTATGGCGAATGGAATTAATGTGCTTAGCACGCCGGTGGGTTCATTGCCATCGGTGTTTAAAGACGGGGTGGATATCACCTATGCAGGGTTCAATGATGACGAGGGCTTTTTCAGGAAGATCTGTTATCTGGTGGAAAATCCTGAGGAAGCACATGCTGTAAGGAACAGAGCGCAGGAAAAAGTAAGAGGGTTTACTATCCAGCATTTTATCAAAAACATTTTTTCCTATGAAAGTTAA
- a CDS encoding O-antigen ligase family protein, translating to MTGFIFMWFAIWLYPNSLLYGTLPLNIRFDDIFVFFTFVVCVYKKPAGVRVWGLSTFRLALVWWLLHLLGNINGMLYGGWGAVQEVVKFLLKAAYVPMTVAIAASLLNSYADVKLFIKWLLIAGAAAALLGAGTVVAPRAFGIFLIPNQDLSAGEMLENMEGAMELARRARGSVGTMASSAICLFLSVLSLHLLATKHYVFQSKKFLIPVFIIILLGLAYTQSRGPMLAFALTATIILFRSENKGILVGALVVGLLLMVTDNPVRELVTARFTGATGATADSGLDKRSEVWSMFLEKFDPILLFNGIGAVMSKYIYRATAHNTYLGAVIYNGIWGVCMFFVIVVRSIKYSSKLIRCKQEVLSDIFGHYFPLALLFMLVIGMSIEDFQNTICMQLYLLFMLICEKLIRANEAAAETAGKTGKATLMPLEVQLN from the coding sequence ATGACAGGGTTCATTTTTATGTGGTTTGCCATATGGTTGTATCCCAATTCTTTGTTGTACGGAACATTGCCATTGAATATACGGTTCGATGACATATTCGTGTTTTTTACGTTTGTGGTATGCGTCTATAAGAAGCCTGCCGGCGTCAGGGTATGGGGGTTAAGTACTTTCCGGCTCGCATTGGTATGGTGGCTGCTGCATCTGCTCGGAAATATCAACGGCATGCTGTATGGCGGATGGGGCGCTGTGCAGGAAGTAGTGAAATTCCTGCTGAAGGCGGCTTATGTGCCGATGACTGTTGCTATCGCCGCTTCTTTGTTAAATAGTTATGCAGATGTAAAACTGTTTATCAAATGGTTGCTGATTGCCGGCGCTGCTGCCGCACTGCTGGGAGCGGGCACCGTGGTGGCGCCCCGCGCGTTTGGCATCTTCCTGATTCCCAACCAGGACCTCTCTGCCGGCGAAATGCTGGAAAATATGGAAGGCGCCATGGAGCTGGCCAGAAGGGCCAGGGGCTCTGTTGGCACCATGGCCAGCTCTGCTATCTGCCTGTTTCTCTCGGTCTTGTCACTGCACCTGCTGGCAACGAAACACTATGTTTTCCAAAGCAAAAAATTCCTGATCCCGGTTTTTATCATCATCCTGCTTGGATTGGCATATACCCAAAGCCGCGGCCCGATGCTGGCCTTCGCGCTGACCGCCACCATTATCCTCTTCAGGTCGGAAAACAAAGGCATACTGGTAGGAGCACTGGTGGTGGGACTGTTGCTGATGGTAACGGACAACCCCGTGCGGGAGCTGGTAACAGCCAGGTTTACCGGCGCCACCGGCGCTACGGCAGACAGCGGGCTGGACAAACGCTCGGAAGTATGGAGCATGTTCCTGGAAAAATTCGATCCGATACTGCTCTTTAATGGCATAGGGGCTGTAATGTCCAAATACATTTATCGCGCCACCGCGCATAACACCTACCTCGGCGCAGTCATCTACAACGGCATATGGGGCGTGTGTATGTTTTTCGTGATCGTGGTAAGGTCCATTAAATACAGCAGTAAGCTGATCCGGTGTAAACAGGAGGTCCTGTCAGATATTTTTGGGCATTATTTCCCGCTGGCATTACTGTTTATGCTGGTCATCGGTATGAGTATCGAAGACTTTCAGAACACAATATGTATGCAGCTATACTTATTGTTTATGCTCATCTGTGAAAAATTGATAAGGGCAAATGAGGCGGCCGCTGAAACCGCCGGGAAAACCGGTAAAGCGACGCTGATGCCGCTTGAAGTACAATTGAATTAA
- a CDS encoding glycosyltransferase, whose product MSKNNGQEKIRLGFFFDGGEGGGVVEYVRLLLTNIDRSRFTAIGIYLGNGPSHEALKHIFDETTILTNKRLVNVGSGKTRMQRLKMNTSKLLTAVKGTRLLARAMKKHRIDIMDVNYFPLHILAGIASRMTGVPCLWHWHGAGRPTGMRANMTAFGARFFCDKIASITHFVHNSLPEAARKKSELVYNGVDTTKISGSVVNGHLLKLAGVDENTTLVGILGTVSPFKGHAYFIKAADIVLRQYPDVRFVIIGRESATQKIKVGFEAQLRKEVKEMNREREILFLGYVADPYKYLRDCKIICTPTIPYMNFLGEGFGLAAAECMAAGVAVVATKLGSFPEIIEHGKNGLLTEPKDPAALADAIMELLADEPKRKNIAMAARQHIAENFDIKGTSRKMEQLYERLV is encoded by the coding sequence ATGAGTAAAAATAATGGTCAGGAGAAGATCAGACTAGGTTTCTTTTTCGACGGAGGAGAAGGAGGGGGCGTAGTGGAATACGTACGTTTGCTGTTGACGAATATCGACAGAAGCCGGTTTACGGCTATCGGTATTTACCTGGGAAATGGCCCCAGCCATGAGGCGCTGAAACATATCTTCGACGAAACGACCATATTGACCAACAAGCGCCTGGTAAACGTAGGCAGTGGTAAAACCAGGATGCAGCGGTTGAAAATGAATACCTCCAAACTGCTCACCGCCGTTAAGGGGACCCGGTTACTGGCCCGCGCCATGAAAAAGCACCGTATCGATATTATGGACGTAAACTATTTCCCGCTGCATATACTGGCGGGGATAGCCAGCCGCATGACAGGCGTTCCTTGCCTGTGGCACTGGCACGGTGCAGGCAGGCCAACAGGCATGCGGGCTAACATGACTGCCTTTGGCGCCCGGTTCTTCTGTGATAAAATTGCCTCCATTACCCACTTTGTACATAACAGCCTGCCGGAAGCAGCAAGAAAAAAATCCGAACTGGTCTATAACGGGGTAGATACAACGAAAATTTCAGGCTCCGTTGTCAATGGCCACTTGCTGAAACTGGCAGGGGTAGATGAAAACACCACCCTGGTGGGCATACTCGGTACGGTGTCCCCCTTCAAAGGACACGCCTATTTTATTAAAGCAGCAGACATTGTGCTGCGGCAATATCCCGATGTCCGCTTTGTGATCATCGGCCGGGAATCAGCCACGCAAAAAATAAAAGTAGGCTTTGAAGCACAGCTGAGAAAGGAAGTGAAAGAAATGAACAGGGAGCGGGAAATTCTGTTCCTGGGATATGTTGCTGATCCTTACAAATACCTCCGGGATTGTAAAATTATCTGCACACCCACTATTCCGTATATGAATTTTCTGGGAGAAGGTTTTGGCCTGGCTGCCGCTGAATGTATGGCAGCAGGGGTGGCCGTGGTGGCTACCAAACTGGGATCTTTCCCTGAAATCATTGAGCATGGGAAAAATGGACTGCTGACGGAACCGAAGGATCCTGCCGCGCTGGCGGACGCTATCATGGAATTGTTGGCCGACGAACCGAAAAGAAAAAATATAGCCATGGCTGCCCGGCAGCATATCGCCGAAAACTTTGACATAAAAGGTACCAGCAGGAAAATGGAACAGCTATACGAACGCCTGGTTTAA
- a CDS encoding oligosaccharide flippase family protein — MSFLRKSIFVTGGQMAGILLNMLAGVIYSRALGPNGMGQYELFRSSQMVVVTFLSLGMGNASIYFLNNLKYTPRHIVSNTTKVSLLFGLLLIVGFTAAIFFNPGYFGEISFIIALLFAMGSAALVNITTLRPVLVAQLASKRMVMVDMLPRIIILLSGVLMLCIHQKSPGFAITALGIGNAAACCALFYFLKEHIDLRAPLDWKTLGALLKYSIKLSASSFLYVLTANVTVMLLRYSQLENFSQVGLYTRAVAISGMITIIPSTVGPLLYAKWAGLKGDLLTNQAQFAMRVSSSISFAISAVVFLFSRQIIHLLYGPAFYGANVALRILAPSLVFITITSICNNLLAGDGKATITMYILAVTFTIVAGVTWLTVGRLGIEGAALAVLCGNVFSAVANLVVCNRHYGLNFAKCVGIRPSDVKTLMKSLKFR; from the coding sequence ATGAGTTTTTTACGGAAAAGTATATTTGTTACCGGTGGCCAGATGGCAGGCATCCTCCTGAACATGCTGGCCGGAGTAATATACTCCAGGGCCTTAGGCCCTAACGGTATGGGGCAGTATGAACTATTTCGCTCTTCCCAGATGGTAGTGGTTACTTTTCTTTCATTGGGTATGGGTAATGCCAGCATTTATTTCCTGAACAACCTGAAATACACACCTCGCCACATCGTATCCAATACAACAAAAGTCTCCCTGCTGTTCGGCCTGTTGCTGATAGTAGGGTTTACCGCTGCGATTTTTTTTAATCCCGGTTATTTCGGAGAGATCTCTTTCATTATCGCATTGCTTTTTGCGATGGGGTCTGCCGCACTTGTAAACATTACGACACTAAGACCTGTACTGGTAGCGCAACTCGCCTCTAAAAGAATGGTGATGGTAGATATGCTGCCCCGTATCATCATCCTGCTGAGCGGTGTACTGATGCTTTGTATTCACCAGAAAAGCCCGGGATTTGCCATCACCGCCCTGGGAATAGGGAATGCAGCGGCTTGCTGTGCCCTCTTCTATTTTCTGAAGGAACACATCGATTTGCGGGCGCCGCTTGACTGGAAAACGCTGGGCGCTCTGCTGAAATACAGCATCAAGCTGTCGGCCTCCAGTTTCCTGTATGTGCTCACGGCGAATGTAACGGTGATGTTACTACGTTATTCGCAGCTGGAGAACTTCAGCCAGGTGGGCTTATACACCAGGGCGGTAGCTATCAGCGGAATGATCACCATCATTCCTTCTACTGTCGGGCCGCTGTTATATGCAAAATGGGCGGGACTGAAAGGCGATTTGCTCACTAACCAGGCACAGTTTGCTATGCGGGTCAGCTCTTCTATCAGTTTTGCCATCTCCGCGGTGGTATTCCTTTTCAGCCGGCAGATCATTCATTTGTTGTATGGTCCTGCATTTTATGGCGCTAATGTTGCATTACGCATTCTTGCGCCCTCGTTGGTGTTTATTACCATCACCAGTATCTGCAACAACCTGCTGGCCGGCGATGGTAAAGCAACCATCACCATGTATATCCTGGCCGTGACTTTTACTATCGTGGCCGGCGTAACCTGGCTCACCGTAGGAAGACTGGGAATAGAAGGGGCGGCCCTTGCGGTATTGTGCGGAAATGTTTTTTCTGCTGTGGCCAACCTGGTGGTATGCAACAGGCATTATGGGCTCAATTTTGCGAAATGCGTAGGGATAAGGCCATCAGACGTAAAGACCCTGATGAAATCCTTAAAATTCAGATGA
- a CDS encoding glycosyltransferase family 4 protein, with protein MKVLITTQQRIPHSGGLSTHVEILIQELRSNGHEVRMIQGGMIQPPKWKKGIRKLLTLGNQNKFVSRNFREALLRLRRLAEQEIDRFRPDVIHTHDVYASYAVLQCSNLNGLPVIQTVHGPALYEAQMGGVDKLPAYKQLIMDCEALTFKKAQHFIAVDSGQADILKKDYGVSPAKIDVMFNCVHVGEVRRLAEAQIDLPVKQPYFLVPRRLVEKTGVRYAIEALAQVKDSQCQLAIAGQGPLRKELEDLVGSLNIASRVVFLGPVPRNRLLPLFAKAQGVIVPSVPASGVIEATSLAVTEAMAAGTVPVASGIGGLAELIAHNDTGLLVKPANAQELANAMDLLLKDNGLRNQLIKNATEKVEGDYSSETWAKKIVQIYKKYAK; from the coding sequence ATGAAGGTGTTAATAACAACACAACAGCGGATACCTCATTCTGGCGGACTAAGTACCCATGTCGAAATCCTGATACAGGAACTGAGATCGAACGGGCACGAAGTCAGAATGATTCAGGGGGGCATGATACAGCCGCCCAAATGGAAAAAAGGCATCCGTAAACTGCTGACGCTCGGTAATCAGAATAAGTTTGTGAGCCGGAACTTCCGGGAGGCGCTTCTTCGTCTCCGCCGGCTGGCAGAACAAGAGATTGACCGGTTCAGGCCGGATGTTATCCATACGCATGATGTATATGCCTCCTATGCTGTACTGCAATGCAGTAACCTCAACGGTCTGCCCGTGATTCAGACAGTCCACGGACCAGCGCTGTATGAAGCACAGATGGGAGGGGTAGACAAACTGCCGGCCTATAAACAACTGATCATGGATTGCGAAGCGCTCACGTTTAAAAAAGCGCAGCACTTTATCGCAGTAGACAGCGGCCAGGCAGATATCCTGAAAAAAGATTACGGCGTATCACCTGCCAAAATTGATGTGATGTTCAACTGTGTGCATGTAGGCGAGGTGAGGCGATTGGCAGAAGCACAGATAGACCTGCCGGTGAAGCAGCCATATTTCCTGGTTCCCCGGCGCCTGGTGGAAAAAACAGGGGTGCGCTATGCTATTGAAGCATTGGCACAGGTGAAAGACTCACAATGCCAGCTTGCCATAGCAGGGCAGGGGCCTTTAAGAAAGGAACTGGAAGACCTGGTAGGCAGCCTTAATATTGCTTCCCGCGTGGTTTTCCTGGGCCCTGTGCCGAGGAACAGGCTGTTGCCGCTGTTTGCTAAAGCACAGGGTGTAATCGTACCCTCTGTACCTGCAAGCGGCGTTATCGAAGCTACCTCGCTGGCCGTAACAGAAGCAATGGCTGCGGGCACAGTGCCGGTGGCGTCGGGTATCGGCGGACTGGCGGAGCTGATCGCGCACAATGACACCGGTCTGCTGGTCAAGCCCGCTAATGCACAGGAGCTGGCCAACGCCATGGACCTGCTCCTTAAAGACAACGGGCTGCGTAACCAGTTGATAAAAAACGCCACGGAGAAAGTAGAAGGAGATTATTCTTCCGAAACCTGGGCCAAAAAGATCGTTCAGATTTACAAGAAATATGCTAAATAG
- a CDS encoding polysaccharide pyruvyl transferase family protein, whose amino-acid sequence MKQSTDNILLTGFFGAGNVGDEAVSLAVYEGVKEQLPGAKFSIVTRDPAYTRNFTGITAAKAVKGFYPSHDFWLRMRSHISSVKKSDLIVIGGGGILQDVHSWTTIPAFLIPACIGILYNRNIITVGIGVGPVKNRWLKELISFTCNRMAKVQVRDEKSKKVLIECGVQADKITVTADVVPSLDVKHHVSAQQVPGPAPVVALAFRKWPDLDEEGLVAICTRLIENGVHIRMLGYESVHDKKFYEQLIMKFEPRHQGKISIHVPADLKDAMQEVKNADFLLSMRLHGCVFAAAIGTSFYAVPYDHKVTEFMRRLSLEDRMIAMDALSAEYADKILDDLKVKNAGKAWSGAFDIQQQLSRSNFTVVQEVLDNKTNYSRKDKLAALRWIGKLLMKGFGTQLQRPFRFVLRKITK is encoded by the coding sequence ATGAAACAAAGCACGGATAACATACTGCTGACTGGCTTTTTCGGCGCCGGAAACGTAGGGGATGAAGCTGTTTCCCTGGCAGTTTACGAAGGCGTGAAAGAACAATTACCGGGTGCGAAATTCAGCATAGTAACACGCGACCCGGCCTATACCAGAAATTTTACAGGTATTACAGCGGCGAAAGCTGTAAAAGGTTTTTACCCGTCGCACGATTTCTGGCTGCGGATGCGCAGCCATATCAGCAGCGTGAAAAAAAGTGACCTGATCGTGATCGGAGGAGGAGGAATCCTGCAGGATGTGCACAGCTGGACAACCATTCCGGCGTTTCTCATTCCTGCCTGTATCGGGATACTGTACAACCGCAACATCATCACGGTAGGCATCGGGGTAGGCCCTGTTAAAAACAGGTGGTTGAAGGAGCTGATCAGCTTTACCTGTAACAGGATGGCGAAGGTCCAGGTCAGAGACGAAAAAAGTAAGAAAGTACTGATAGAATGTGGCGTACAGGCAGATAAAATAACGGTGACGGCAGATGTAGTGCCCTCACTGGATGTGAAACACCATGTGTCTGCTCAGCAGGTACCGGGGCCGGCCCCGGTGGTGGCGCTGGCGTTCAGAAAATGGCCCGATCTCGATGAAGAGGGACTGGTGGCTATCTGCACCCGGCTGATTGAAAATGGCGTGCATATCAGGATGCTGGGCTATGAGTCTGTTCATGACAAAAAATTTTATGAGCAGCTGATCATGAAATTTGAACCCCGGCATCAGGGAAAAATCAGCATACACGTCCCCGCTGACCTGAAAGACGCCATGCAGGAAGTAAAGAATGCAGATTTCCTGCTCTCTATGCGTTTGCATGGATGTGTTTTTGCCGCAGCTATTGGCACCAGTTTTTATGCAGTGCCGTACGATCATAAAGTGACTGAGTTTATGCGCAGGCTGTCCCTGGAAGACAGGATGATCGCCATGGACGCACTTTCTGCGGAATATGCTGATAAAATACTGGACGATCTGAAAGTTAAAAACGCCGGTAAGGCATGGTCAGGCGCATTTGATATACAACAACAGCTTTCCCGCAGCAATTTTACAGTCGTACAGGAAGTGCTGGATAATAAAACCAACTACTCCCGGAAGGATAAGCTGGCCGCCCTGAGATGGATCGGGAAACTGTTGATGAAGGGATTCGGCACACAGCTGCAAAGACCTTTCAGATTCGTTTTAAGAAAAATAACAAAATAG
- a CDS encoding acyltransferase, protein MSILSRKLKTLIKKIYSWANDTPLSSFKLGVNVVIAQGIKATFPEKVHFGDHIYIGPGALLSSQGGLYIGSGVVIGPNVSIYTANHRYEGATAIPYDGATVLKPVHIRENVWIGGSVMIVPGVTIGEGAIVGGGAVVTKDVPPMAVVGGNPARVIKMRDEETYQQLKQQQQIYMHLKQKGQVKYFEIEG, encoded by the coding sequence GTGAGTATCCTAAGCAGAAAACTGAAAACCCTGATAAAAAAGATCTATAGCTGGGCTAATGATACCCCGCTCTCTTCATTTAAACTGGGGGTGAATGTAGTCATTGCACAGGGAATCAAAGCTACTTTTCCGGAAAAGGTGCACTTCGGCGATCACATATATATAGGTCCCGGCGCCTTGCTGTCCAGCCAGGGCGGCCTGTACATCGGTTCCGGCGTAGTGATAGGTCCCAATGTAAGCATTTACACCGCTAATCACCGCTATGAAGGTGCAACGGCCATACCCTATGATGGCGCCACTGTTCTGAAACCCGTTCATATCAGGGAGAATGTATGGATAGGTGGCAGTGTGATGATCGTGCCCGGCGTAACGATCGGCGAAGGCGCTATTGTGGGCGGCGGCGCGGTGGTTACAAAGGATGTTCCGCCCATGGCAGTCGTTGGCGGAAACCCGGCCAGGGTGATCAAGATGAGGGATGAGGAAACATATCAGCAATTGAAACAACAGCAGCAAATCTATATGCACCTGAAACAGAAGGGGCAGGTAAAATATTTCGAAATAGAGGGGTGA
- the wecB gene encoding non-hydrolyzing UDP-N-acetylglucosamine 2-epimerase: METKMNRVLLVFGTRPEAIKMCPLIKELEKYPEIFEVKVCVTGQHREMLDQVLNIFNVQPDYDLKIMKQGQDLFDVTVGVLSGMREVLDDAKPDVVLVHGDTTTSTAAAMAAFYKQIPVAHVEAGLRTHNMYSPWPEEMNRSITGRIATYHFAPTKISRQNLLDENISSEQVFVTGNTVLDALHLVLERIKNDAEVQTGIEALLVQHGLTLPLLAAWNGNNSEGRRLVLITGHRRENFGDGFRSICRAIKKLAENYPQVDFVYPVHLNPNVRKPVNEILGEAALPNVHIIAPLDYLPFVYLMNKSTLILTDSGGVQEEAPGLGKPVLVMRNTTERPEAVTAGTVKLVGVDEDKIYDEVSVLLDNKDAYDQMAQAVNPYGDGKACQRIARMLNKEVVIEQFI, from the coding sequence ATGGAAACAAAAATGAATAGAGTATTATTAGTATTTGGTACACGCCCGGAGGCTATCAAAATGTGCCCGTTGATCAAAGAGCTGGAAAAGTATCCGGAGATCTTCGAGGTGAAAGTATGCGTAACCGGGCAGCATCGTGAAATGCTTGACCAGGTGCTGAATATATTTAATGTGCAACCCGATTATGATCTCAAGATCATGAAGCAGGGACAGGACCTTTTTGATGTTACTGTTGGCGTACTCTCCGGCATGAGAGAAGTGCTGGATGATGCTAAACCCGATGTCGTACTGGTACACGGGGACACAACTACTTCTACGGCAGCCGCCATGGCCGCATTCTATAAACAGATCCCGGTTGCCCACGTAGAGGCCGGCCTGAGAACGCATAACATGTATAGTCCGTGGCCGGAAGAAATGAACCGTAGCATCACCGGACGTATTGCCACCTACCATTTTGCGCCGACAAAAATTTCCCGGCAAAACCTGCTGGATGAAAACATCAGCAGCGAACAGGTATTTGTTACCGGCAACACCGTATTGGATGCCTTGCACCTGGTACTGGAAAGAATTAAAAATGACGCGGAAGTGCAGACAGGTATAGAAGCGCTGCTGGTGCAACATGGCCTTACTTTACCTTTATTGGCGGCCTGGAACGGCAACAATAGCGAAGGCAGAAGGTTAGTGCTCATTACAGGGCACCGCCGCGAAAACTTCGGCGACGGCTTCAGGAGCATCTGCCGGGCGATCAAAAAGCTGGCGGAAAATTATCCGCAGGTGGATTTTGTTTACCCGGTACATCTTAATCCGAATGTCCGTAAACCAGTCAATGAGATCCTTGGAGAAGCGGCATTACCTAATGTACATATCATTGCACCGCTCGACTATCTTCCTTTTGTTTACCTGATGAACAAAAGCACCCTTATATTAACAGACAGCGGCGGCGTACAGGAAGAGGCGCCGGGTCTCGGAAAACCGGTACTGGTGATGCGCAATACCACCGAAAGACCGGAAGCCGTAACAGCAGGCACCGTAAAGCTCGTGGGAGTGGATGAAGATAAAATATACGATGAAGTGAGTGTGCTGCTGGACAACAAAGATGCTTATGATCAGATGGCACAGGCCGTAAATCCTTACGGCGATGGCAAGGCATGTCAGCGTATAGCCAGGATGCTTAACAAAGAGGTCGTCATTGAACAATTCATATAA
- a CDS encoding SDR family oxidoreductase, producing the protein MYEKPFHTQDLSASTFLVTGGAGFIGSNIVEYLLKYGAAKVRVLDNFSTGSRENIQPFLDNKAFELLEGDIRDANICRQALEGMDYVTHQAALGSVPRSINDPVTTNEVNISGFLNVLVAARDAKVKRMVYAASSSTYGDHPGLPKVEDLIGNPLSPYAVTKYVNELYASVFSRVYEFHPVGLRYFNVFGPRQNPKGAYAAVIPLFIDAALQKKAPVINGDGETSRDFTFVENAVQANIKALLAENIHTAEIINIAFGERTTLNQLWQMVSGCAKINITPEYGAERKGDVKHSLADISKARQLIGYNPEISVAQGLQLTYSWLERISI; encoded by the coding sequence ATGTACGAAAAACCTTTCCATACGCAAGACCTTTCCGCCTCCACCTTTCTGGTGACCGGAGGCGCCGGGTTTATTGGCTCCAATATCGTTGAGTACCTGCTTAAATATGGAGCTGCAAAAGTGCGTGTACTGGATAATTTCTCTACCGGGTCCCGTGAAAACATACAACCGTTTCTCGATAATAAAGCCTTTGAACTGCTGGAGGGCGATATCCGCGATGCCAACATATGCCGGCAGGCGCTGGAAGGGATGGATTATGTCACCCATCAGGCTGCGCTGGGCTCTGTGCCGCGTTCGATCAATGATCCTGTTACCACCAACGAGGTAAATATTTCAGGTTTCCTGAACGTGCTCGTGGCCGCCCGTGACGCCAAAGTGAAACGGATGGTATATGCAGCCAGCTCCAGCACCTATGGTGATCATCCGGGCCTGCCGAAAGTGGAAGACCTCATCGGTAATCCGCTTTCGCCATATGCCGTGACCAAATATGTCAATGAACTGTATGCCTCCGTATTTTCCAGGGTGTATGAATTCCATCCGGTAGGACTAAGATACTTTAACGTGTTTGGCCCGCGGCAAAATCCTAAAGGGGCCTACGCTGCCGTTATCCCCTTGTTTATAGATGCCGCATTGCAAAAAAAGGCCCCTGTGATCAATGGTGACGGGGAAACCAGCAGGGACTTCACTTTTGTTGAAAATGCCGTGCAGGCGAATATAAAGGCATTGCTGGCTGAAAACATACATACGGCGGAGATCATCAATATCGCTTTTGGTGAAAGGACCACCCTGAACCAGTTATGGCAGATGGTGAGCGGGTGTGCAAAAATCAACATTACGCCCGAATACGGCGCTGAGCGAAAAGGAGATGTGAAACACAGTCTGGCAGATATTTCCAAAGCCCGCCAACTTATCGGCTACAACCCGGAAATAAGCGTGGCCCAGGGGCTGCAGCTCACTTACAGCTGGCTCGAACGTATCAGTATCTGA